AATCGGCGATGTCCCGCAGATGATCCATCTCCACCTTGCCTGTGCCGCTCAGCACGAGGGCCTGCACACTATCCCTGTCGCCCGACTGGCGTTGAACAATGCCCTGCGCCAGAAGGGTGAGTCTCTGGTTCAGAACAGCCCGCATCTCAGTCAGCCGCTTCCCTTGGCTCGGGTTGTCGGCCGTCAACTTCCCGAAGGTGTCCAGCTCCCCTGGCAACTCCTTCAGCGCCGACAAATAGGGGGCCAGATAGCTCGCGTCCTCGGTGATCAGAAAGCCCCGGTTCCCCGTCTCGGCGTCCTTCGCCGAACTCATGATCAGTTCCACCTGGTAGATCACCTGCCAGGTATGCTGCACCCAGGACTCGCTGCTAACCAGAACCTCAACTGCCCTAAATGCAAAAAATGCGTTCAAAGCCACTACGGCGAGCGCCGCGAAGAGCAGGAGCGGAACGATGAAACGGTTTGACTTCGGCGGCATAATCCGCCAATTGTAAAGTGCGATCGCCTCCGCCTCCGCTCATCCCGGCAATCTCTCTCGGAACCAATTCCCCAAAGTAGGCCATCGCCCGACCGAAATCCATCGAGTACGGAAATGGGCCGCAACCAAGCTCGATTCGCTCAAGCATTCCACTGCCGCCTATTTTGCGGGAAGCGCCACGGCATCTCTGGCCTTGGGCGTAGGAGACGTAAACAGCGCCGTCAAATCCTTCTCCAGACGCGGTGCATCGACATCGATCTGCGCGTGCACCTTCTGCAGCGTCAACGCCGGCTTATCCGAGTCCGAATAGATCATCGTGTCGCCGTAGTCGGAACCGTGGCTCAGGCTCACATCGATATAAACGTTCCGCTCATGCACCGTGATCGCCGGGTCGAGCCACGTCGCCGCCGCAAGCTCATCCCACGCATAGCCCGACACGCTTCCCTGCTGCGTGTACTTCACCAAATACTTCGCCGCGTTCGCATTGGACGCCGTCATGTTCTTCAGAACGCCATCGAGATGCGTCTGGATCGAAGCGTCGATCGTCGTGATCGTAATCTTCGGCCACGGCGCCGTAAGAGCAATATGCGCCGCCTCCGGATCGAACCAGAAGTTGAACTCATGCCGTGGCGCATTCACCCACTCCGGAGCCTCCGTGTGAGGATTCACGCTCCCGCCCATGATGATCAGCTCCTGCGCCGACTCCGCGAAGTGCGGATCGAGCCGGATCGCCAACGCGATATTCGTCAGCGGTCCCGCCCCGTAGATCGTCACCTGGTGTGGATGAAGATGCACCATCCGGACCATAAAGTGCGCCGCGTCCTCATCCGAAGCCTTTGTCGCCGGCAAGCCTTCCGCGGGCGTCCCAACCTCATCCCAGCGCATCTTGTTCTCTTCGCTCCACGCACCCATCCACGTCACCTTGCCGTACATCTGCAAGGCAAGCCGCGTCCACTCCTGCGTCCTTACCAGCGGAAACGCGGCTCCCGGATGCACTTTCACATCTGTCCGGCCCATGAACTCCAGCAGCCGAAGCGTATGCGCCACCTCAAGGTCCCGCCAGCTGTCTCCCGACACAACCGTGATCCCGAGCAGATCCACTTTCGGAGACTGGAGAAATACCAGCAGCGAAGCCATATCCGACCCACCCGGCCCCGACGCATCCTGATCCGCGATCACCATCCGCGGCGCATCCTGCGATTCCGCGACACCAGAGCAAGAAAGCAGCGCGGACAAGAGAGCAGGGGCAACCAGGGCGTTCAGGCGCAAGAGAGATCCTCCATGACGTTGGGCTTCAGCAGAAAGCGGGATAACCCAAGTCTAGAACAAGTGCTCTTTCACGTCGGCTCAACCGTTGCCGTCTCAAGAAACCGAGCTTTAGGTTGACCATCCCAGACGCCCGGGTGCCCCATCCTCACCGACAGTTCCATCGTCGGTGAGGATGGGACGACGAACGCCCAATGGCCTGCTTCACCTGCCGACTCGTCAGGCAAACTCCAGCCGAAACGCCTCCAGCTCCTTCAGCGTAGGCAGCGAAGGAATCGCCCCAGCCCGCGTCACCGACAGCGACGCCGCCGCCACGCCGAACCGTACCGCCTCCAGCGCATCCGCGCCCCGCATCAAGGCCGCCGCGAACGCCCCGTTCAGCGCATCCCCCGCCGCTGTCGAATCTACCGGCTTTACCTTGATCGCCGGCACGAGTTCTCGCACTCCCGAAGCAGTCGCCAGGTAAGCTCCACGCTCTCCAAGCTTCAACACCACATTCTTCGGGCCAAGCCCCA
This genomic window from Granulicella sibirica contains:
- a CDS encoding nucleoside hydrolase, translating into MRLNALVAPALLSALLSCSGVAESQDAPRMVIADQDASGPGGSDMASLLVFLQSPKVDLLGITVVSGDSWRDLEVAHTLRLLEFMGRTDVKVHPGAAFPLVRTQEWTRLALQMYGKVTWMGAWSEENKMRWDEVGTPAEGLPATKASDEDAAHFMVRMVHLHPHQVTIYGAGPLTNIALAIRLDPHFAESAQELIIMGGSVNPHTEAPEWVNAPRHEFNFWFDPEAAHIALTAPWPKITITTIDASIQTHLDGVLKNMTASNANAAKYLVKYTQQGSVSGYAWDELAAATWLDPAITVHERNVYIDVSLSHGSDYGDTMIYSDSDKPALTLQKVHAQIDVDAPRLEKDLTALFTSPTPKARDAVALPAK